One Paenibacillus riograndensis SBR5 DNA segment encodes these proteins:
- a CDS encoding GNAT family N-acetyltransferase has protein sequence MIRKLGEADHAPLMTLVSKDPALNLFIIGDVENFGFEQEFMELWGDFREEDGQLIAVLLRFYGSFIPYADGPFDAAGFAALMQAGPKFEMVSGSAETVQAVAEHLNIRKEKQMRFAELRELNSTLDTTAASAHAIRQATTDDVDAICSLTDQIEEFDNNPEDSRSSLRKTLETGTGRTYYMEQDGKVIATASTAAESSMSAMVVAVATHPAYRGRGLASRLVARLSADMLHEGRTPCLFYNDPQAALIYRKLGYQDIGFWTMLYV, from the coding sequence ATGATCCGTAAGCTTGGGGAAGCAGACCATGCGCCGCTGATGACGCTGGTTAGCAAGGACCCCGCATTGAATTTGTTTATCATCGGGGATGTGGAGAATTTTGGGTTTGAACAGGAGTTTATGGAGCTGTGGGGCGACTTCCGTGAGGAGGATGGCCAGTTAATTGCTGTATTGCTGCGCTTTTATGGAAGCTTTATTCCTTACGCCGACGGACCTTTTGATGCGGCGGGATTCGCGGCGCTGATGCAGGCGGGCCCGAAATTTGAGATGGTATCCGGTTCAGCAGAAACTGTTCAGGCCGTGGCGGAACATTTGAACATCCGCAAGGAAAAGCAAATGCGGTTCGCCGAGCTGCGGGAGCTGAACAGCACACTGGACACAACCGCAGCATCCGCACATGCCATCCGCCAAGCAACCACAGACGATGTCGATGCAATCTGTTCGCTCACCGACCAGATTGAGGAGTTCGACAACAACCCGGAGGATTCGCGCAGCAGCCTGCGGAAAACACTGGAGACCGGCACGGGCAGGACCTACTATATGGAACAGGATGGAAAAGTAATCGCCACAGCCTCTACTGCAGCAGAAAGCTCGATGTCGGCTATGGTCGTAGCCGTTGCCACACATCCCGCATACAGAGGGCGGGGATTGGCCAGCCGATTGGTTGCCCGCCTAAGTGCCGATATGCTGCATGAAGGCCGCACCCCCTGCCTGTTCTACAACGATCCGCAGGCCGCCCTGATCTACCGCAAGCTTGGATATCAGGATATCGGGTTCTGGACGATGCTCTATGTTTGA